TATCTACCTTACTTACTCAAGTGAAAAACTTAAATCCTGATATTTTAGGTGTTGCCGGCTACACTGCAGATAGCTTAATGGCTATTAGACAATGTAAAGAACTGAATATTAATCCTAAAATTTATGCTTTTTCAGTAGGAGTGATGATTCCCAGCTTTATATCGGAATTGGGAGCAGACGCCGAATATGCTTTTGAAGGTGAATGGTGGCTGCCAGGTATGAAGAATAGTGATAAAGTATTCGGAACTACTGCAGATTACGTACAAGCCTGCAAAGATAAATTCGGGCCTGACTATATGCCCGAATATCATGTATCAAGTGCCAGTGCTGCTGGAACTTTACTTCAATTAGCTATAGAAAAGGCTGACTCAATTGAAACCGAAAAAGTTAGAGAAGCTTTATCTACTCTTGACTTAGAACTTGCTACTTGGCCGGCAGTAGCTTTTAACGAAAAAGGACAGAATATTAAATGGCCGCATCCCGTAGTACAAGTTCAAAATGGCAAATATGTCATTGTATACCCTGAATCTTCCAAAGAAAATACTCCTACATACCCAGCACCAGAATGGAAGGATAGATAATATAAAATCATCTAAAGTAGGGGTTGTAATAAATTTGCAACCCCTATGCAATTTTAAAAAATTTGTTATTAACGATTATTTTAAAAATTTTTACTCGATATAAAACTAATATATGGAATTATCATTTATTATTAGCAATATTAGTATGGTAGTATATCAATCCTTTATCTGGTTTTTTAAAGGAAAAATTATGAAGATCATTAGAAATAGTAATTTATGCTATGCTTGTAAAACTTGCCAATTAATCTGTTCCTTTCACCACACTAAAACCTTCTGGCCAGATCGTAGCAGTATATATGTAACTCGCAATCCTCAAGATGGCACCATAAAATGGCGCAAGGATATATCCTGTGATCAATGTATCAACGAGAAAGAGCCTTTATGTGTCAAATACTGTATTTATGGAGCACTTCAAGCGATAAAAGAGGCAAGAGAATATGATTAAAAAAGGAAGCATTAAAGGCTGCCTTGCCGGTAAAATTTTACGGGTAGATTTATCGAATAAGAAAATATGGACTGAAGATACTAAAAGTTATGCTGAAAAAACATTAGGCGGCAGAGGGATTAATTCCCTTATTATGATTAATGAGATAGAGCCTAAAATAAAATGGTATGATCCGGAGAATCTTCTCTGTTTTGGAGTAGGGTCTTTAGTGGGAACAATGGCTCCTGGTGCTTGCAGGGTAGATGTTTCCACCATCAATGTATTTAGCGGAGGAAAAGGTTCAGCCAATGTCGGAGGTTTCTGGGGGGCAGAATTAAAATATGTTGGATATGATAATATAATTATTATCGGTAAATCAGAAAAACCAGTTTATTTATTTATAAATGATAACCAAATTGAGATTAGAGACGCTAATTTAATATGGGGTAAAACTGTTTTTGAAACAGAAAAAATATTACGGGAAAGACTGGGTGATAATGACCTAAAAATTGCTGCCATCGGACCAGCCGGAGAAAATCGGGTTAGAGGCTCTGCAATTATTATCGATACCGCAAAAGCTGCAGGTGGCTCGGGAGTGGGCTGCGTTATGGGAGATAAAAAACTTAAAGCGATTGTCGTTCGAGGGCATGGAAAAATTGAAGTTGATGAACCGGAAAGATTTATGAGAACAGTAGCGAAATGCTACCAGCAGTGTAAGAATGAACCTAATACGAAAATGATGCAGAAAGCCCCATTGAATCTATATTCCGATCCTGAATGGAAAGGATGGGATACTAATATTGTGGTTAAAAATGGACAAGATGATCAATGGGAGAAGGAAAATAGAGTCAGGTTAATGAATTTTAAAACAGGTGTCCCTAATATGCAAAAAGGAGTACGTGCTTGTTATTCCTGTCCTACTGGATGCATGCCTTATATGGAAATAAATAAAGGAAAATATAAAGGTAATAAAGGGGAGGGTTTTTGGATTAATACCATTATGGGACATGCTTGCCGCTTTGATATTTCAGATCCTGAATCGGTGGTAGAGTCCTGGTTGCTTACCAATGAATTAGGATTAGACGGTGATTATGTGGCAGCTGGGTTATCCTGGGTTTTTGAATTATATGAAAAAGGCATTATAAATAAGGAAGATACAGAGGGTTTAGAATTGACCTGGGGGAATGGAGATGCCTTAAATAAATTGATTAAAAAGCTGGCTTATCGAGAAGGAATTGGAGATTTATTAGCTGATGGCATGTTAGAAGCGGCAAAAAAGATCGGTCATCATTCAGAATATTATCTTATTCAAGTAAAAGGCCAGCCTTCAATTGAACCTTTTCGTGTTACCAAGGGCTGGGCGTTGGCTGTATCTACCTCGCCTGTGGCGGGGAGACATTTAAGAGGAGCAACTATGGGAGGCAATAGATATGGTCCTAAACCGAGACCTAGTAATTTTAATGTAATTAATTACGAAAATCAAGCAAGTGGAGTAGTATGGCAGGGAAAAACGAAAGAATTAGAAGATAACCTGGGTATCTGTAATTACGTAGGAACCTGGTCTGGTGCTAATTTTCTTACCATAGCAGATTTTGCAGAGCTTATTAATGCTGGAATGGGTCTTGATTTGACTGAAGATGAGCTGATGAACCATTATGCAGTCATAGGCAGAAATATTGAAAAAGCATTTAACACATTACACACTGATATGTCTCGCAAAGATGATCTTCCACCCCAGAGGTTTCGGGAGGAGGAAGTAAAATCCGGACCTTATAAAGGTTTTAAAATAGAGGAAAATAAATACAATGGGATGCTTGATGAATTTTATAAACTTTGGGGATGGGATAAAACAACGGGGATGCAGACCAGGACAGGTTTGGAGAAACTCGGATTAGAAGATGTTGCTGAAAAGATAGCAAAACAGGGTAAGTTAATTGACAAATAAGTAATACTATATTTTTTCACAGGAGGTTTATTTTGAAAATATTGTGTATCAATCCTAATAGCTCATCTGAAGTAACCGAGGGTATTGAAAAAATTTGCCAAGAGTATGCTTTACCAGATACAGAAGTAAAGGTTATATCGATTAAAGAAGCCCCCACCGGTATAGAAAGTTATCATGATGCTGCTATTTCTGAAAAATATTTATTGGAAAGATTTCAAAAATGGAAAGAAAAATATGATGGATTTATTATTGCCTGTCATAGTGATATAGGTGTGGACTTACTGAGGGAATTGACGGATAAACCAGTTATAGGTATCGGAGAAGCTTCCATGCTCTTGGCTTTGCCTTTAGGGCATAAATTTAGTATACTTTCTTTAAAAAGAAAAAAAATTCCTCAAAAAGAGGATTTAGTAAAAAAATATGGTCTGGAGAATAGGTGTGCATCTATTAGAACTACCGGATTGGGAGTAGTTGCCAATGATAAAGAGAAAAGAGAAAAGCTTATTCAAGAAGGAGAAAAGGCAGTAAAAGAGGATAGAGCAGAAGTCCTTATCCTGGGATGTGCAGGGATGGCTGGAATGGATAAAGAGATTGAAAAAATAATTGAAGTTCCGGTTATTGATGGAGTAGTTAGCGCATTGATGTTAATAGAATCACTTATCAGATACGGAGCATCAACAAGCAAAGTGGGCAAATATTTATAAATAAATATATTGCGAAAAAACTATGGTAGGGGTCATAACCATTTAATTTTTTCTTATTTTTCCTGCTATAATAGTTTAAAATGAAATTAGAAATGTGTTGGTTGATAAAGATATTGAAGAAGTAATATCCGGAGGATAAACTATGAAAAAGCTTGATCTCGTAATCAAGTCAGACAAGGTATTTATTGAGGGTAGGATGATAGATTGTTATGTTGGAATAAAGGACGGAATAATTACTACCATCAGTAAAGAAAAATTAGAGGCAGAAAAAGTTATTGATGCAAGAGGCAAAATGGTTCTGCCGGGAACCATAGACCCCCATGTTCATATCAGGGCTCCCGGGCATGATGAAAGAGAGACCTTTGAAAGCGGCACAAAAGATGCTGCTTTGGGTGGGGTTACTACCGTAATTGAAATGCCTATCTCTCTTCCACCTCCACATTCCCCAGAAATAGTGAAAAGAAGAATGAACATCGCAGACCAGGAGGCTGTCGTCGATATAGCTTTTTTTGGAGCGGCAGGAACGGATTGTATAGATGATGTAATCTCTTGTGCTAAATCTGGTATAGTTGCTTTTAAAACCTTTTTACATGAAGCGCCTCCCGGAAGAAAAGAGGAGTTTGTAGGGCTTACTGCACCAAATACCGGCGACCAGTATGAGCTGATGGAAAAAGTTGCTCAGACTGGAGTAATGATTGGTTTTCATACAGAAAATAATGATATGGTTAATAAAAATATTGCACGCTTAAGAAGTGAAGGAAAAATATCCCCCATATATCACGGGAGGTCTCGTCCGCCAGTTGTCGAGATTGAGACAGCAGCAAAGATTTTACTCTTTGCTGAAAAAATTGGCGCAAAAGTAGAAATTTGTCATATTACTACACCGGGGGTTGTAGAATTAGTAAATAGAGCAAAATCTAAAGGAGTATATGTTGTAGCAGAAACCTGTCCTCACTATTTGTTTCTTAATGAGAATGCCCTTAATAAAGTAGGGGTATTTGCCAAATGCAACCCTCCCCTAAGAGGTGAAGAAGAAAGACTGAAAATGTGGGAATTTGTAAGAGATGGAAGTATAGATATTATCGGAAGTGACCACGCACCTTATACTAAAGAGGAAAAAGAAAAGGGAAGTGAAGATATCTTTACTCCTCCTGCGGGATTCCCAGGGTTGTCAACCAGATTGCCCTTGCTTTTTACTGCGGTAAAGGAAGGGAAAATTAAATTAGATAAAATGGTTGAACTTATCTGTGAAAATCCGGCAAGAATATTTGGTTTATATCCCAGAAAAGGAACGATTACTGTGGGCTCTGATGCGGATTTTGTGATATTTGACCCTGATAAGAAAGATATTATTTGTAAAGATAAGATGTTTACTAAATGTAGAGATAGTGCCTTAGTATATGACGGATGGGAAGTTTACGGAAAACCGGAAAAGACTGTAGTCAGAGGAACAGTGGTCTTTGATAAAGGGAAAATAACCATTTCTCCGGGATATGGGGAAATTATAAAAGTAAGCAGAAATTAGTGATTTGGATTATGATAAGGGTGTGTTCTCAATTACACCTGAATTTCTTTAATTATATTGAGAGTTAAGTGGGGGGAAATCTATGGATAAAATTAATTTAAGGAAATTAGCAGAACTGAATAACGAAAAGGCTATAAAAGCAGTAGAAGAAGCCATTCAACTCTGTAAACCGGCGAAAGTAACCGTTATAACCGATTCGAAAGAAGATATTGACTATGTAAGAGAATTAGCTCTAAGGAATGGAGAAGAAAAGACATTAAAGATGGAAGGTCATACTATTCATTTTGATGGCTATTATGATCAAGGCAGAGACAAAGTCAATACCAGATATTTATTATCCCGAGAGGTAGATTGGGGTACCAATATTAATTCGATAGAAAAAGGTAAAGGCCTTAAAGAAATAGTTTCTTACTTGGATGGTAGTATGGCCGGAAAGGAGATGTTGGTAAGATTTTTTTCTCTCGGTCCCACTGCTTCGGTATTTTCCTTAAAAGCCCTGCAGATAACTGATTCTGCTTATGTTGCCCATAGTGAAGACCTTCTCTATCGGCAAGGGTATGAAGAATTTAAAAAACTTAATGGTTCCCCCGATTTCTTTTTCTTCCTTCACTCTGCCGGAAGATTAGAAAATAATGTAAGCACAGATATAGATAAACGGAGGATTTATATTGACCTCGAAGAAAATAGAGTATACTCGGTTAATAATCAGTATGCTGGTAACTCTTTAGGATTAAAGAAATTGGCTTTCAGATTAGCAATTAAAAAGGCCAACGAAGAAGGGTGGTTGGCGGAACACATGTTTATCATGGGTGTTCATGGACCAAAAGACCGGATAAGCTATTTTACCGGGGCTTACCCCAGTGCTTGCGGGAAGACCAGTACCGCCATGATCCCCGGTCAGACCATAGTGGGTGATGATATTGCTTATCTTAAAAAAATTGACCGGGTAATCAAGGCGGTCAATATGGAATCAGGGATATTTGGCATCATCCATAGTGTAAATGCGGAAGATGATCCGGTGATCTATCAGGCTTTAATTACACCGGGTGAAATTATTTTTTCTAATGTCTTGATCAATAACCAAAGCCCTTACTGGGAAGGGATGAAAAAAGACATACCGGATAAGGGAATTAATTTTTCAGGCGAGTGGTTCAAAGGTAAAAAAGATAGCCAGGGCAAGGAAATTCCTTGTTCCCATAAGAATGCAAGATATACCCTTAGATTAAAGGAGCTAAAAAATATTGATCCCAAGGCCAATGACCCTGAAGGGGTACCAATAAAAGCTATTTTTTATGGGGGAAGGGATTCTGATACGACTATTCCCATTGTGGAATCACTTACCTGGGCGCATGGTGTTTTTTTGGGAGCTACCGTTGAATCCGAAACCACTGCCGCAACCCTTGGTGCTCGAGGAGTGAGGAAATATAATCCGATGGCTAACCTCGACTTTATTTCGGTACCCTTGGGAATATATATAGAAAATCATCTAAAATTTGCCGAGGGGCTTAAGAAAGTTCCTAAAATTTATACCACTAATTATTTCTTAAAAGACGAATCCGGCTATTATTTAAATAGCAAGCTCGATAAGAAAGTATGGCTTCTCTGGGCTGAAGGAAGAGTGCACGATGAATTAGAAGCCGTCGAAACTCCAATCGGACGAATACCCAAATATGAGGATTTAAAAATATTGTTTGTTCGCGAACTGGGAAAAGATTATACCAAGGCCGAATATCTTCAACAGTTTTCCCTAAGGGTAGTAAAATATCTGGAAAAAATGGAAAGGATGACTAAGATTTTTGAAAATATCGAAATGCCCGCTGCCTTTACTGAAGAGTTAAGGGCACAGACCGAGAGATTAAAATCAGCGAAGAAAAAATACGGAGAAGAAATAATTTCTCCTTTTCAATTTTTAGATAAATAAAATTAATGAGTAATAAAATTTGTTATTCTAAAAACAATTGCAGAAGAATAGACTAAACAAGGGGGTGAATTCATCTATTACCTCCTTATTTATTGTAATGCAATTAATTATTTATCTTGACTTTTTTTCTCTTTCTCCCACAAACCTGCCTTTTTTAAAATTTTCTGTACTCCGCTTGGGCTAATTATTTTTTTGTCGTTATTTTCCCGACAGATAATCAAAGCTATAGTTCGTCTACCCCATAAAGGATGTTTCTTTTTTAAGTATATTATTCTATCCTTATACTTTTTATTGATGCTTCCTAAATCTTTTTGAGTAGACTTTTTTGTTTTTCTAATTCCCTCTAATCCGTTTTCTAAGTAACGTGGGTACCATCTTCGAAAGGTATTAATAGCGACCCCAGCTTTGCGGCTGGATTGAGTAATATTGCCAGTTTTAAGATAGGTCTCTATCAATAGTTTTCTCTGCGAAAAAGTGGTTATTTTATTACATCTTCTTTTTTCTTCTCCCATAATCGTGCCTTTACGTAGAATATTTACTTGGTATTTTAAAACTCTTCAGGCTACTAGTCAACCGTAAAGTAACCACTAATTTGAAATATTTTTTAAAAAAAAGAAGGATATCAGAAAACCATGTCGTAAGTATAAAAATAGTGACCGAATTTCTGCATTATGAATAATATATTCACAATAAGGAAAAATTAAAAAACAGGGAAGAATCAAAATTATACTATTTAATTTAAATTTTAAATTAAAGGAGATTTTATTAAATGAATAAGTTCATTTCCCTTAAAACCAACTTACCAGGACCCAAGTCTCAGGAAATTGCTAAAAGGAGAGAAAAATATGTCGCAAAACCTATGGGGAGTTCCCTTTCTCCCTGCTATATTGCTCACGGTGAGGGGGCCTTGGTGACTGACGTAGACGGTAATCAATTTATTGACCTTACTGGTGGATGGGGATGTCTGGCCGTAGGACATACCCATATAAGAGTAGTAGAAGCTATTAAGGATCAGGCAGAAAAATATCTACATACCGATTTCACTGCCATACCCTATGAATCACTGGTAGAACTGGCTGAGAAATTAGTAGAGTTAGCTCCTGGAAATACTCCCAAAGCAGCGGCTTTTTTCAACTCCGGTGCAGAGGCGGTAGAAAATGCGGTAAAGATTGCCCGGGCTCATACCAAAAGACCGGCTATTATCGTTTTCGAAAACGCCTTTCACGGCCGTACACTCCTGACCATGACCATGACTCATAAGGCGATGCCCTATAAATATCACTTCGGACCCTTTGCCCCAGAGATATACCGGCTCCCTTTCCCCAGTTCTTCTTATCCCATGACTAATATGAAAGATTTTGAAAAAAATCTGCTAAATACGGTAACCCCTGAATCTGTTGCTGCTATTGTTATCGAGCCTATCCAGGGAGAAGGAGGATTTAATGTCCCTCAGGAAGGATTTTTGGAATATTTGAGAGAACTGACCGATAAATACGGCATGTTATTTATAACCGATGAGATTCAGACTGGGATAGGTCGAACCGGAAAATTTTTTGCAATAGAAAATTGGGATATAGAACCGGATATAATCTGTTTAGCTAAATCTTTGGCTGCCGGCCTGCCCCTTTCGGCAGTGATTGCGAAAAAAGAAATTACCGATACTCTCCCCGGAGGATGTATTGGCGGAACTTATGTAGGTAATCCGATAGCCTGCCGGGCAGCTCTGGAAGTGCTAAAGATTGTTGAAGAAGAGCACCTTTTAAATCGAGCCCAAAAGATTGGAAGAAGATTAAAAGAACGATTTTTTCAAATGAAAGAGAAATATCCTCTGATAGGAGAGGTTCGGGGGATGGGAGCGATGATAGCTATAGAATTGGTAAAAGACCATAAGACTAAGGAACCGGCTGTTCAGGAAACGGCCTTGATCGTTCAGGAATGTATCAAGAACGGTGTATTTATTGCTACTGCCGGAATCAATAAAAATCTTATTAGAATGTTAGTTTCACTCGAGATTAGCGATGAACAGTTAGATGAGGCTTTGGGCGTGTTGGAGGAGGCAATGGGTAAGGTTTAAAGTAAAAGACCTTTATGTCGCTGCCCTTGAGAATGATTGTACCCGGCTTATCTATTTAGAAATCCTAAAGGACAAGAAGACATCTATCCTAATTCATTTGACTCAATCAAAGATTTTATCTATAATTTAGGAAACTTCTTATTTGAATATAACCACTTAAGAGGGCACGGGAGGATTTATTATCAGACCCCCCTAAGAAAAGTTAGAAAAAGTTACCGAATTATTGAGATAGTACAACAGATGCCTTAATTAGAGACGGGATCACCAGCAAATGTGATATGGCTATCGTGACCGAACCGTCTGCCGCCTTTGCTCCCAAAAATATACACAATCCCTGTTTACTTATTGGGGCAAGGGGGCGTTATTTATATGAAATTCAGGTTAAGAGAAAAGCTGCGCACGGGTCAATGCCCTATTTAGGTGTAAATGCAGTCGTCGATGCCTCTAAGATCGTTTTAGAGTTACAGAAGATGAAATTAGGATTTCATCCTTTCTTGGGAGAAGGATCTCTCTGTGTCCTCGTGATAGAAGGTGGGGGAGAGACACTTTCCGTTCCTGATAAATGTAGAATATTAGCTGATAGGCAGGTGGTTATAGGCGAAACCGAAGAGAGAGTAAAGAAAGATGTCGAAGAGGCTATTAAAAATTTAGATATAAAATCAGAAGTCGAAATTGGATTTCGAAATGCCCCTTATCCGGAAGCAAAAGAATATGGATCTTATATTACCTCACAGGAACATAAATTGGTGAAGGAATTTGAAAATTCCTTTGAAGAATTATCTGGCCAAAAACCGGTCTTAAGTAGTTTTGTCAGCGTAGGGGATTTTAATTATCTAGGAGATAAAAATAGAGCGAATCTCCCCACTATAATCATTGGTGCGGACGGAGACAATGTCCACTCCCCGGAGGAATATGTAGATTTGGAAAGTGCAACAGAGATCACCAAAGTACTTATCGGAGGATTAATTAACTTATTATGCGCAGAAAAAAAATAGCAATTCTTGGTTTTTGCCGGTACCCTATCATGCTCGCGAAGGTATTCGAGAAAATAATAGATGCCAAAGAATTATTTGAATGAATTGATGGAAAAGGTTCATACCATGAAAGACAAAAAAGGTTATTACATAAAATCGGTTATTAAAAGCTTAAAAATTTTGGATTTATTTTCGGAATCAAGGCAAGAATTAAGTATAACCGAGATAAATAAGGTATTGAATTTAGGTGTTAGTACGACTTATCGATTACTCAGTACTTTAAAATATGAAAATTACATTGAACAAAATCCGTTAAATTTAAAGTATAAATTAGGTTACGCTTTTCTCAATAAGGCTTTTTTGGTTTCCCACAATGAAGCAGATATTATAAAAAAATCAATGCCCTTCTTAGAGAATTTACGTGATTTTACCAAAGAAAGTGTAAGTTTAGCAGTTTTAGACGGAGCTAATATAGTTTATATTGCTAAAGCAGATAGCTATGAACTTTTAAGATCGAATATCGAAATAGGCAAAAAGTTTCCCGCACATCTAACTGCTTTGGGAAAAGTATTATTAGCACATCTTCCTTCAAAAAAAATTGACCAGCTATATAATATGGATAAATGTTCTATTGATTTAAATATTTCTGAACTAAGTCAGACCTTAGATAAGGTGAAGATTGAAGGATTTGCTATTGATGATGAAGAATGTACTCCGGGAATAAGATGTGTAGCGGCTCCGATAGTGGATGCTATTAATGAAGTTTCGACAGCCATCAGTATTAGTGGTCCTACTATACGTTTTACTTTAGATAAAATAGATTTATGGAAGAGAGAGCTCCTGAAAGTCGCTAAAGAAATATCTTTTAAGAGTGTATAGAAAAAAACAAGATGATCAACTATTTTTTGTTACTCCCCCAAATTATCTACTTGAGTTTTTAATTTTACCTGAAATAACCCCCTTACTACTTTAAAAATATTAGAAAATTTCATAAAAAAGAGGGATTTTTTTAACAACTTGTGGTATATTTAAAATAGTAAATTGGGTCACCCAATTACCCAATCATTTAGCAAAAGAGGTCAGTATGGAATTTAAAGCAATTGCTCCTATTCGTTTATATGAAAGCGTATTAGATCAGATTGTAGCGTTAATTAAAAATAATGAATTGAAACCGGGAGATAAGCTTCCTCCCGAGAGAGAGCTAGCTGAAAAATTATCTATAAGCAGAGGCTCTCTAAGGGAAGCTTTCCGAGTTTTAGAGTCGAGAGGATTAATAAAAAGTAAACCAGGTGGAGGAAGATTTATTCGAGATATAAGAAAAAGTGATCCTAACGATACAGAAAATATTCTGTTAAGTTTGGAAAAATCTTCTATTTTAGAGTTATTAGAAGCAAGAGAAATATTTGAAGTAAAAATTGTCACACTGGCTGCCCAAAGGGCTACCGTCGAAGATATCGAATCAATTGAGAAAGCTTTGAACAAAATGAACGGAGAGGGTAGTTTAGAAGATGATTTAAAAACAGAATCGGATACAGATTTCCATTTAGCTGTCGCGAGTGCTTCTCATAATTTTGTTTTTGTTAATATAATAAAATTACACTTGGATTTATTAAAAGATACACGAGAAAAGACTCAGCAAATTCCCGGAAGGCGGGAAGAACGATGGCGGGAACACCAAAAAATACTGCAGGCTGTCAAAGAACATGAACCTGAAAAAGCAGGAGAAGCTATGCTGGAACATCTGAGAAAGGTGAGAGAAGTATTAGCAAATATATAAAGTTAGGCAGAAAATTATTTTAATAATGGGAAATGGTGAATAAAGATCAAGATTTTTAAGAATATTATCCAGTAAAAATGAGGAGATTAGACTATGAAAGAGATAAGAGTTCTATCACCCGTAGGAATGTTGGGATATGGTTTCCCAGCAGAATCTTTTCAGAAGGGTTTAGAAAAAAAACCCCATGTCATTGCTGCTGATGCCGGCTCAACAGACGGTGGTCCCCACAAATTAGGTGCAGGCGTGGGCATTGTAAGCAAGGAAGCGACTAAAAAAGATCTAACTTTTATGTTAACAGCGGGTTGTAAAAATAAAATACCGGTTATTATCGGTTCTGCCGGGGGTTCAGGTGCTGAGGTTCATCTTAATTGGACTGTTGAAATAATAAAGGAAATTGCCAAAGAGAAAAATCTACACTTTAAGATGGCCTTGATTCACGCAGAAGTTGAAAAAGATTATCTTCAAAAAAAGCTGGCTCAAGGGAAGATAAAACCTTTGGGTCCTGTGCCGGAAATAACTTATAAAGATATAGAGGAGGCAATCCGAATTGTGGCAGTAATGGGGGTACATTCTCATATAAAGGCTTTAGAGATGGGGGCAGAGGTGATTATTGCTGGTCGC
This region of Candidatus Atribacteria bacterium genomic DNA includes:
- a CDS encoding allantoinase AllB; the protein is MKKLDLVIKSDKVFIEGRMIDCYVGIKDGIITTISKEKLEAEKVIDARGKMVLPGTIDPHVHIRAPGHDERETFESGTKDAALGGVTTVIEMPISLPPPHSPEIVKRRMNIADQEAVVDIAFFGAAGTDCIDDVISCAKSGIVAFKTFLHEAPPGRKEEFVGLTAPNTGDQYELMEKVAQTGVMIGFHTENNDMVNKNIARLRSEGKISPIYHGRSRPPVVEIETAAKILLFAEKIGAKVEICHITTPGVVELVNRAKSKGVYVVAETCPHYLFLNENALNKVGVFAKCNPPLRGEEERLKMWEFVRDGSIDIIGSDHAPYTKEEKEKGSEDIFTPPAGFPGLSTRLPLLFTAVKEGKIKLDKMVELICENPARIFGLYPRKGTITVGSDADFVIFDPDKKDIICKDKMFTKCRDSALVYDGWEVYGKPEKTVVRGTVVFDKGKITISPGYGEIIKVSRN
- a CDS encoding IclR family transcriptional regulator, which gives rise to MPKNYLNELMEKVHTMKDKKGYYIKSVIKSLKILDLFSESRQELSITEINKVLNLGVSTTYRLLSTLKYENYIEQNPLNLKYKLGYAFLNKAFLVSHNEADIIKKSMPFLENLRDFTKESVSLAVLDGANIVYIAKADSYELLRSNIEIGKKFPAHLTALGKVLLAHLPSKKIDQLYNMDKCSIDLNISELSQTLDKVKIEGFAIDDEECTPGIRCVAAPIVDAINEVSTAISISGPTIRFTLDKIDLWKRELLKVAKEISFKSV
- a CDS encoding Asp/Glu/hydantoin racemase: MKILCINPNSSSEVTEGIEKICQEYALPDTEVKVISIKEAPTGIESYHDAAISEKYLLERFQKWKEKYDGFIIACHSDIGVDLLRELTDKPVIGIGEASMLLALPLGHKFSILSLKRKKIPQKEDLVKKYGLENRCASIRTTGLGVVANDKEKREKLIQEGEKAVKEDRAEVLILGCAGMAGMDKEIEKIIEVPVIDGVVSALMLIESLIRYGASTSKVGKYL
- a CDS encoding M20 family peptidase gives rise to the protein MAIVTEPSAAFAPKNIHNPCLLIGARGRYLYEIQVKRKAAHGSMPYLGVNAVVDASKIVLELQKMKLGFHPFLGEGSLCVLVIEGGGETLSVPDKCRILADRQVVIGETEERVKKDVEEAIKNLDIKSEVEIGFRNAPYPEAKEYGSYITSQEHKLVKEFENSFEELSGQKPVLSSFVSVGDFNYLGDKNRANLPTIIIGADGDNVHSPEEYVDLESATEITKVLIGGLINLLCAEKK
- a CDS encoding phosphoenolpyruvate carboxykinase (GTP), which codes for MDKINLRKLAELNNEKAIKAVEEAIQLCKPAKVTVITDSKEDIDYVRELALRNGEEKTLKMEGHTIHFDGYYDQGRDKVNTRYLLSREVDWGTNINSIEKGKGLKEIVSYLDGSMAGKEMLVRFFSLGPTASVFSLKALQITDSAYVAHSEDLLYRQGYEEFKKLNGSPDFFFFLHSAGRLENNVSTDIDKRRIYIDLEENRVYSVNNQYAGNSLGLKKLAFRLAIKKANEEGWLAEHMFIMGVHGPKDRISYFTGAYPSACGKTSTAMIPGQTIVGDDIAYLKKIDRVIKAVNMESGIFGIIHSVNAEDDPVIYQALITPGEIIFSNVLINNQSPYWEGMKKDIPDKGINFSGEWFKGKKDSQGKEIPCSHKNARYTLRLKELKNIDPKANDPEGVPIKAIFYGGRDSDTTIPIVESLTWAHGVFLGATVESETTAATLGARGVRKYNPMANLDFISVPLGIYIENHLKFAEGLKKVPKIYTTNYFLKDESGYYLNSKLDKKVWLLWAEGRVHDELEAVETPIGRIPKYEDLKILFVRELGKDYTKAEYLQQFSLRVVKYLEKMERMTKIFENIEMPAAFTEELRAQTERLKSAKKKYGEEIISPFQFLDK
- a CDS encoding helix-turn-helix domain-containing protein → MGEEKRRCNKITTFSQRKLLIETYLKTGNITQSSRKAGVAINTFRRWYPRYLENGLEGIRKTKKSTQKDLGSINKKYKDRIIYLKKKHPLWGRRTIALIICRENNDKKIISPSGVQKILKKAGLWEKEKKSQDK
- the gabT gene encoding 4-aminobutyrate--2-oxoglutarate transaminase produces the protein MNKFISLKTNLPGPKSQEIAKRREKYVAKPMGSSLSPCYIAHGEGALVTDVDGNQFIDLTGGWGCLAVGHTHIRVVEAIKDQAEKYLHTDFTAIPYESLVELAEKLVELAPGNTPKAAAFFNSGAEAVENAVKIARAHTKRPAIIVFENAFHGRTLLTMTMTHKAMPYKYHFGPFAPEIYRLPFPSSSYPMTNMKDFEKNLLNTVTPESVAAIVIEPIQGEGGFNVPQEGFLEYLRELTDKYGMLFITDEIQTGIGRTGKFFAIENWDIEPDIICLAKSLAAGLPLSAVIAKKEITDTLPGGCIGGTYVGNPIACRAALEVLKIVEEEHLLNRAQKIGRRLKERFFQMKEKYPLIGEVRGMGAMIAIELVKDHKTKEPAVQETALIVQECIKNGVFIATAGINKNLIRMLVSLEISDEQLDEALGVLEEAMGKV
- a CDS encoding FadR family transcriptional regulator; amino-acid sequence: MEFKAIAPIRLYESVLDQIVALIKNNELKPGDKLPPERELAEKLSISRGSLREAFRVLESRGLIKSKPGGGRFIRDIRKSDPNDTENILLSLEKSSILELLEAREIFEVKIVTLAAQRATVEDIESIEKALNKMNGEGSLEDDLKTESDTDFHLAVASASHNFVFVNIIKLHLDLLKDTREKTQQIPGRREERWREHQKILQAVKEHEPEKAGEAMLEHLRKVREVLANI